One genomic window of Mobula birostris isolate sMobBir1 unplaced genomic scaffold, sMobBir1.hap1 scaffold_1692, whole genome shotgun sequence includes the following:
- the LOC140192572 gene encoding uncharacterized protein isoform X2, protein MAPSPLVSRPRSPPSTVRPALLEKQKVIERLTWKLRQEQPPTLAPHPPISAAPFPGPALMEGQTESLPSPRNNFLLPSITDASLLSPQPQPQEGSPLQDSSLCPPSEMQKACPDFPLSPASLHSFFPMEELDFESEFQGNFDREAFLSSDSREPGCLGDPKSTETRKFQTLEEELTQAIRSAELSQSPSIEEILNEPLSTTGPCARLGPDPPLSPGATRLTPIITEDEGSSLLLSPPSLDLLPELSHCRPFEPLSPPSSPGPCRPTASPPHSPLTLDPADWVDASPSTTCPSLASVFCADMLEPPELGINRMVDLLVDQW, encoded by the exons ATGGCACCCTCGCCCTTGGTGTCCCGGCCACGATCGCCTCCGTCCACAGTCCGGCCCGCCCTTCTCGAGAAACAGAAGGTGATCGAGAGGCTAACGTGGAAACTGAGGCAGGAGCAGCCACCAACACTggctccccacccacccatctcaGCCGCACCCTTTCCTGGCCCGGCGTTGATGGAAGGACAGACGGAGAGTCTCCCTTCCCCCAGAAACAACTTtcttctcccctccatcactgatGCCAGTCTCTTATCTCCCCAGCCACAGCCACAGGAAGGAAGCCCACTACAG GACAGCAGCCTATGTCCTCCATCAGAGATGCAGAAAGCCTGTCCGGATTTCCCCCTCTCTCCAGCCAGTCTGCACTCATTCTTCCCCATGGAAGAGCTGGATTTCGAGTCTGAGTTCCAGGGGAACTTTGATCGAGAG GCCTTCCTGTCATCCGACAGCAGAGAGCCTGGCTGCCTGGGAGACCCAAAGAGCACGGAGACGAGGAAATTCCAGACTCTGGAGGAGGAACTGACACAGGCTATCCGGAGCGCAGAG CTCTCCCAAAGCCCGTCCATCGAGGAGATTCTTAACGAGCCACTCAGCACTACCG GTCCCTGTGCAAGGCTGGGGCccgacccccctctctctcctggaGCAACCAGGCTCACTCCCATCATTACTGAGGACGAGGGGTCATCTCTTCTGCTCTCACCACCCTCCCTGGATCTCCTCCCTGAACTGTCCCACTGTCGACCCTTCGagcccctctcccctccatcttctcCTGGGCCCTGCCGCCCGACGGCCAGcccaccccactcccccctcaccctcgATCCGGCTGACTGGGTGGATGCCTCACCCAGCACCACTTGCCCATCTTTGGCTAGTGTTTTCTGTGCCGATATGCTCGAGCCCCCCGAGCTCGGCATTAACCGGATGGTGGACTTACTGGTGGACCAGTGGTGA
- the LOC140192572 gene encoding uncharacterized protein isoform X1: protein MAPSPLVSRPRSPPSTVRPALLEKQKVIERLTWKLRQEQPPTLAPHPPISAAPFPGPALMEGQTESLPSPRNNFLLPSITDASLLSPQPQPQEGSPLQPQDSSLCPPSEMQKACPDFPLSPASLHSFFPMEELDFESEFQGNFDREAFLSSDSREPGCLGDPKSTETRKFQTLEEELTQAIRSAELSQSPSIEEILNEPLSTTGPCARLGPDPPLSPGATRLTPIITEDEGSSLLLSPPSLDLLPELSHCRPFEPLSPPSSPGPCRPTASPPHSPLTLDPADWVDASPSTTCPSLASVFCADMLEPPELGINRMVDLLVDQW, encoded by the exons ATGGCACCCTCGCCCTTGGTGTCCCGGCCACGATCGCCTCCGTCCACAGTCCGGCCCGCCCTTCTCGAGAAACAGAAGGTGATCGAGAGGCTAACGTGGAAACTGAGGCAGGAGCAGCCACCAACACTggctccccacccacccatctcaGCCGCACCCTTTCCTGGCCCGGCGTTGATGGAAGGACAGACGGAGAGTCTCCCTTCCCCCAGAAACAACTTtcttctcccctccatcactgatGCCAGTCTCTTATCTCCCCAGCCACAGCCACAGGAAGGAAGCCCACTACAG ccacAGGACAGCAGCCTATGTCCTCCATCAGAGATGCAGAAAGCCTGTCCGGATTTCCCCCTCTCTCCAGCCAGTCTGCACTCATTCTTCCCCATGGAAGAGCTGGATTTCGAGTCTGAGTTCCAGGGGAACTTTGATCGAGAG GCCTTCCTGTCATCCGACAGCAGAGAGCCTGGCTGCCTGGGAGACCCAAAGAGCACGGAGACGAGGAAATTCCAGACTCTGGAGGAGGAACTGACACAGGCTATCCGGAGCGCAGAG CTCTCCCAAAGCCCGTCCATCGAGGAGATTCTTAACGAGCCACTCAGCACTACCG GTCCCTGTGCAAGGCTGGGGCccgacccccctctctctcctggaGCAACCAGGCTCACTCCCATCATTACTGAGGACGAGGGGTCATCTCTTCTGCTCTCACCACCCTCCCTGGATCTCCTCCCTGAACTGTCCCACTGTCGACCCTTCGagcccctctcccctccatcttctcCTGGGCCCTGCCGCCCGACGGCCAGcccaccccactcccccctcaccctcgATCCGGCTGACTGGGTGGATGCCTCACCCAGCACCACTTGCCCATCTTTGGCTAGTGTTTTCTGTGCCGATATGCTCGAGCCCCCCGAGCTCGGCATTAACCGGATGGTGGACTTACTGGTGGACCAGTGGTGA